The Fibrobacter sp. UWP2 genome has a window encoding:
- a CDS encoding ABC transporter ATP-binding protein: MIQFEKVAFKYPGADHYALVNVTLEIPQGSFFALLGPNGAGKTTLLRLLCGRFSRAAHDGDAKAKKMGGEGFTGDLIVAPAFRNADGFLNARCYGVLLENPGVYPKLSIEEYLSYFAGFYGMGENACMPSGMARARVEELAERLELPALQSRLSTLSLGNRQKVQIVRALVHNPKVLILDEPVANLDPNAREMVWKLIAEWREKEGGTAIVCSHILAEMEEEATDYAIIDGGRVIASGLAPSKSANAEKAGGHKFSISVQEEASLEQIKQALAEADIRAEVVAHKSSLADIYRNSTK; encoded by the coding sequence ATGATCCAGTTCGAAAAAGTTGCATTCAAGTATCCCGGGGCGGACCATTATGCCCTGGTCAATGTGACTCTTGAAATCCCGCAGGGCAGTTTTTTTGCATTGCTCGGCCCGAACGGTGCCGGAAAAACCACGTTGTTGCGGCTTTTGTGCGGACGGTTTTCGCGGGCGGCTCATGACGGCGACGCCAAGGCAAAAAAAATGGGTGGGGAAGGCTTTACGGGCGACTTGATCGTTGCCCCGGCGTTCCGGAATGCGGATGGTTTTTTGAATGCGCGTTGTTATGGAGTGTTGCTGGAGAACCCGGGTGTTTACCCAAAGCTCTCCATAGAAGAATACCTGAGCTACTTTGCGGGTTTTTACGGGATGGGTGAAAACGCCTGCATGCCCAGCGGCATGGCTCGCGCCCGCGTGGAGGAACTTGCCGAACGCCTGGAACTCCCGGCGCTCCAGTCACGTCTTTCGACACTCTCGCTGGGCAACCGCCAAAAAGTGCAGATTGTCCGTGCCCTTGTTCATAATCCCAAGGTTTTGATTCTGGACGAGCCGGTGGCGAACCTCGATCCGAACGCTCGTGAAATGGTATGGAAACTCATTGCCGAGTGGCGCGAAAAAGAGGGCGGCACCGCCATAGTCTGCTCACACATATTGGCCGAGATGGAAGAGGAGGCAACAGACTACGCCATTATCGATGGCGGCCGCGTCATTGCGTCGGGGCTCGCTCCGTCTAAAAGTGCCAATGCCGAGAAAGCCGGCGGGCACAAGTTCTCGATTAGCGTCCAGGAGGAAGCTTCGCTTGAGCAAATCAAGCAGGCTCTTGCCGAAGCCGATATTCGCGCCGAGGTCGTGGCGCACAAGAGTTCGCTCGCGGACATTTACCGCAATTCAACAAAGTAA
- a CDS encoding fumarate reductase/succinate dehydrogenase flavoprotein subunit, which translates to MILDSKIPGGSIEEKWTKHKFELKLVNPANKRKFTVIVVGTGLAGASAAASLAELGYNVKSFCIQDSPRRAHSIAAQGGINAAKNYKNDGDSVYRLFYDTVKGGDFRAREANVHRLAENSNLIIDQCVAQGVPFGREYGGLLDNRSFGGTQVSRTFYARGQTGQQLLLGAYQALMRQVAAGKVKMFPRREMMDLVVIDGKARGIIVRNLITGELESHVGDAVCLCTGGYGNVYYLSTNAQGSNVTAAFRAYKRGALFANPCYTQIHPTCIPRHGDLQSKLTLMSESLRNDGRIWVPRKAGDTRSPDQIPEEERYYYLEEKYPSFGNLVPRDVASRNAKQVCDAGLGVGNTKQAVYLDFADAIQRMGVAGVSAKYGNLFQMYEKITDEDPYKVPMRIFPAIHYTMGGLWVDYDLMSTIPGCFVLGEANFSDHGANRLGASALMQGLSDGYFVIPFTIGGYFAGTKLEKVSESDAAFEDCKKQTEERIHKLLSVKGHRTVNEFHRELGNIMWEYVGMARNEAGLKTALEKIPALRQEFWEDVNVVGSEGSFNQNLERAGRVADFLEFAEVLTLDALHRKESCGGHFREESQTPEGEAKRDDENFCYVGAWEYKGDGVAPELSKEPLTFDNVHLATRSYK; encoded by the coding sequence ATGATTCTTGATTCTAAAATCCCCGGTGGTTCCATCGAAGAAAAGTGGACCAAGCACAAGTTCGAACTCAAACTCGTGAACCCCGCCAACAAGCGTAAGTTCACGGTGATCGTGGTTGGTACTGGCCTTGCCGGTGCTTCTGCCGCTGCATCCCTTGCCGAACTTGGTTACAATGTCAAGTCTTTCTGCATCCAGGATAGCCCCCGCCGCGCACACTCCATTGCTGCCCAGGGTGGTATCAACGCTGCCAAGAACTACAAGAACGACGGCGACTCCGTTTACCGTCTGTTCTACGATACCGTGAAGGGCGGTGACTTCCGCGCTCGCGAAGCCAACGTGCACCGCTTGGCCGAAAACTCGAACCTCATCATCGACCAGTGCGTGGCCCAGGGTGTTCCGTTCGGTCGTGAATACGGTGGCCTCCTCGACAACCGCTCCTTCGGCGGTACGCAGGTTTCCCGTACGTTCTACGCCCGCGGTCAGACGGGTCAGCAGCTCTTGCTCGGTGCCTACCAGGCCCTCATGCGCCAGGTTGCCGCCGGTAAGGTGAAGATGTTCCCCCGCCGCGAAATGATGGACCTCGTCGTGATCGACGGCAAGGCTCGCGGTATCATCGTCCGTAACCTCATCACTGGCGAACTCGAAAGCCATGTGGGTGACGCTGTGTGCCTCTGCACCGGTGGTTACGGTAACGTCTACTACCTTTCTACCAACGCCCAGGGTTCCAACGTGACGGCTGCTTTCCGTGCCTACAAGCGCGGCGCCCTGTTCGCTAACCCCTGCTACACGCAGATTCACCCGACTTGCATTCCTCGCCACGGCGACCTGCAGTCCAAGCTCACCTTGATGAGTGAATCTCTCCGTAACGACGGTCGTATCTGGGTTCCGCGCAAGGCGGGCGATACCCGTTCTCCGGACCAGATTCCGGAAGAAGAACGTTACTACTACCTCGAAGAGAAGTACCCGAGCTTCGGTAACCTCGTTCCGCGTGACGTGGCTTCCCGTAACGCCAAGCAGGTCTGCGACGCAGGTCTCGGCGTGGGTAACACCAAGCAGGCCGTGTACCTCGACTTCGCCGACGCTATCCAGCGCATGGGCGTTGCTGGTGTCTCTGCCAAGTACGGCAACCTCTTCCAGATGTACGAAAAGATTACCGACGAAGACCCGTACAAGGTCCCGATGCGTATCTTCCCGGCCATCCACTATACCATGGGCGGCCTCTGGGTTGACTACGATTTGATGTCCACTATCCCGGGCTGCTTCGTTCTCGGTGAAGCCAACTTCTCCGACCACGGTGCAAACCGCCTCGGCGCTTCTGCTCTTATGCAGGGCCTCTCCGACGGTTACTTCGTCATTCCGTTCACCATCGGCGGCTACTTCGCGGGCACCAAGCTCGAGAAGGTTTCCGAATCCGATGCCGCCTTCGAAGACTGCAAGAAGCAGACCGAAGAACGCATCCACAAGCTCCTTTCCGTCAAGGGTCACCGCACGGTTAACGAGTTCCACCGCGAACTCGGTAACATCATGTGGGAATATGTGGGCATGGCTCGTAACGAGGCCGGCCTCAAGACCGCTCTCGAAAAGATTCCGGCTCTCCGCCAGGAATTCTGGGAAGACGTGAACGTTGTCGGTTCCGAAGGTTCCTTCAACCAGAACCTCGAACGTGCCGGCCGCGTCGCCGACTTCCTCGAGTTTGCCGAAGTCCTCACTCTCGACGCCCTGCACCGCAAGGAATCTTGCGGCGGCCACTTCCGCGAAGAAAGCCAGACTCCGGAAGGCGAAGCCAAGCGCGACGACGAGAACTTCTGCTACGTGGGTGCCTGGGAATACAAGGGCGACGGTGTCGCACCGGAACTTTCCAAGGAACCTCTTACCTTTGATAACGTCCACCTCGCTACTAGGAGCTACAAATAA
- a CDS encoding BamA/TamA family outer membrane protein: protein MKKLISLLLLSVTFAFADEGSEAKHPWYTDFYGNNIFSSFQLNEQLDVPEEFGNLDTTKQDFMMRLSSENIKSLYYSRGYFSLDMKMEIRRQYISTDSIVRGYLFTINEGDRYRFNGATITTSTETDVQIKPEALKTNQDRFFEHEDIAEDIQYIQSEFRRVGYLHVYVTPMEILDTVQKKIHVQINVESGPKVMMGNIISSSQKAGNRKSEAEDGLTDTAWLSSLWRIPKGEIIDGNQYNSFKNKLLSTQLFTQIKLKDSLRTDGLSDVHLDVVERVPGEARYGFFFEEIYGFGAQAYARHKNFFGSFNEFSTNFQIAQHKQEISAGYANPLLFGTRFTFIPTAIRFEDRLTFNHEKINPPAYPDSIEERYEVINRGDLTFGITSHIRFRNTLDTRYVNKNSAEMFKFKDEIALTFDYTDDYFNPTKGIRLAPTVGGGINLTASLDDPKMIGNPYTYGEATANVYFPLFWTFYGALSGSVGKFFNKAIEDDARVFYQGGSRSVRGYRFRSIYASYESEGSDGETIINTGLTPMYYRLNQEIRWRMPWKVIKKWQLVQFFDWTKVMDEETSVYEEESDASLGLGLRYRWQFLTFRLDYAFKKTFSHWNAENFAWGRFAFDLSHAF from the coding sequence ATGAAAAAATTGATTAGTCTCCTGCTGTTATCGGTGACCTTCGCCTTTGCCGACGAAGGAAGCGAAGCCAAACACCCGTGGTACACCGACTTTTACGGAAACAACATTTTCTCAAGCTTCCAGCTCAACGAACAGCTTGACGTGCCCGAGGAATTTGGAAACCTGGACACGACCAAGCAAGACTTTATGATGCGACTTTCCTCCGAAAACATCAAGTCGCTGTATTACTCGCGCGGTTACTTTAGCCTTGATATGAAAATGGAAATCCGCCGTCAGTACATTTCTACAGACAGCATTGTACGCGGATACCTCTTTACAATCAATGAAGGCGACCGCTACCGCTTTAACGGGGCAACCATCACCACATCTACCGAGACCGACGTGCAAATCAAGCCGGAGGCCCTCAAAACAAACCAGGATCGATTCTTTGAACACGAGGACATCGCCGAAGACATCCAGTACATTCAAAGCGAGTTCCGCCGGGTAGGTTACCTGCATGTTTACGTGACTCCCATGGAAATTCTGGACACGGTCCAAAAGAAAATCCATGTGCAAATCAACGTGGAATCCGGCCCCAAGGTCATGATGGGAAACATCATCAGCAGTTCGCAAAAGGCTGGCAATCGCAAAAGCGAAGCCGAAGACGGGCTTACCGACACCGCATGGCTTTCTTCGCTGTGGCGAATTCCCAAGGGCGAAATCATTGACGGTAACCAGTACAATTCCTTCAAGAACAAGCTTCTCTCAACACAGCTGTTTACGCAAATCAAGCTCAAGGATTCCCTGCGCACAGACGGTCTCTCGGATGTCCACTTGGACGTAGTGGAACGCGTGCCGGGCGAAGCGCGCTACGGGTTCTTCTTTGAAGAAATCTACGGCTTTGGCGCCCAGGCGTACGCACGCCACAAGAACTTCTTTGGCTCGTTCAACGAATTTTCGACAAACTTCCAAATTGCCCAGCACAAGCAAGAAATCTCAGCCGGTTACGCAAACCCGCTGCTGTTCGGCACACGCTTCACGTTCATCCCCACGGCAATCCGATTTGAAGACCGCCTTACCTTCAACCACGAAAAAATCAACCCGCCCGCCTACCCCGACAGCATAGAAGAGCGTTACGAAGTGATTAACCGCGGTGACCTTACCTTTGGCATTACGAGCCACATCCGTTTCCGCAACACACTCGATACACGCTACGTGAACAAGAACTCCGCCGAGATGTTCAAGTTCAAGGACGAAATCGCCCTCACGTTCGACTATACCGACGACTATTTCAACCCCACCAAGGGTATTCGCCTTGCGCCAACCGTGGGTGGTGGCATCAACTTGACCGCCAGCCTAGACGACCCCAAAATGATCGGCAACCCCTACACATACGGCGAAGCCACTGCCAACGTCTACTTCCCGCTGTTCTGGACATTCTACGGGGCGCTTAGCGGAAGCGTGGGCAAGTTCTTTAACAAAGCGATTGAAGACGACGCCCGCGTGTTCTACCAAGGCGGTTCCCGTTCAGTGCGTGGCTACCGCTTCCGCAGTATTTACGCGAGCTACGAAAGCGAAGGCAGCGACGGAGAGACCATCATCAACACAGGTCTAACCCCAATGTATTACCGACTCAATCAGGAAATCCGTTGGCGAATGCCCTGGAAAGTCATCAAAAAATGGCAACTGGTTCAGTTCTTCGACTGGACCAAGGTCATGGACGAAGAGACCTCCGTGTACGAGGAGGAATCCGACGCGAGCCTGGGTCTTGGCCTACGCTACCGCTGGCAGTTCCTCACCTTCCGCCTCGACTACGCCTTCAAAAAGACGTTCAGCCATTGGAACGCCGAAAACTTCGCGTGGGGACGCTTTGCGTTTGACCTATCGCACGCCTTCTAG
- a CDS encoding peptidyl-prolyl cis-trans isomerase: protein MNLRVILSLSIASLMLAACNGAGPKDELVARIGSENFYQSDLDFIAMKQRDWTHTPDYREAVSRELSRTALATKILQENPQLKEKWNAEFAKFEIRMLMVAYQQFFAMNNMCFTDSELRTYFQNHQSEFALDSTRSFTELRSKIAVRLFFETYADSLHNFRAKWAADNSEADTAQADSAFVNYVKHEWMSNLGNQLREKHKVELQPLPEPDIQGYYDAHLSEFMTPPMMVLYHIQGADSARLAKRVSKIHAQDSAAFKALAAKYSENKETAANGGFVGKVKKGYALPYGIGMVDGLFEAFEGKPAGSISPVMRTSVGSFHVFYLDSLVAPEQKALARVKKDVEEAIERQNTELDSDYVLVTVNGQPAIRERDVMDVYASNNMILPSNMYRKRIMNMLAEGVAFATEARKLKLDKSWEYRAMVRESERSYVIDQYERLVAERDSVPEDTLKAVYEKYGNPLAHRRLSYEASRSDLIDFVKFPKNLILRFYYYSYDRYGNKPVEESLSNIIAENIQQYRNFRKERRIADAWSAVKYTPYRKNLEFKFDANSPENLIKASDSLYKAKRLELAIDKLKRLRLIYPDNDSLFAWATFQIAQMESESDEDYDLSQAEYHAFYGMNPDHPDAEKAMFSRGFILNEHLHRDAEALEVLESFQKKYPNSELKESVDWLVDNIKSGGKLADDLMKKIEAEE from the coding sequence ATGAATTTAAGAGTAATTCTCTCGCTTTCTATTGCATCCCTTATGCTTGCCGCTTGTAATGGCGCTGGGCCTAAGGATGAGTTGGTCGCCCGAATCGGCTCCGAAAATTTTTACCAGTCTGATTTGGACTTTATCGCCATGAAGCAGCGCGATTGGACCCATACCCCGGATTACCGCGAAGCGGTATCGCGCGAGCTTTCTCGCACGGCATTGGCGACTAAAATACTGCAAGAAAATCCACAACTCAAAGAAAAGTGGAATGCCGAATTTGCCAAGTTCGAGATTCGAATGCTGATGGTTGCCTACCAGCAGTTTTTCGCCATGAACAACATGTGTTTTACCGACAGCGAACTCCGTACTTATTTCCAGAACCATCAGTCGGAGTTCGCCTTGGATTCCACGAGGTCGTTCACGGAATTGCGCAGCAAAATAGCGGTTCGGCTGTTTTTTGAGACCTATGCCGACTCTCTCCACAATTTTAGGGCAAAGTGGGCTGCAGACAACTCGGAAGCCGATACCGCACAGGCGGATTCAGCCTTTGTGAACTATGTCAAGCACGAATGGATGTCTAACCTGGGCAATCAACTTCGCGAAAAGCACAAGGTGGAACTTCAGCCTTTGCCGGAGCCCGATATCCAGGGGTATTACGACGCTCATTTGTCTGAATTCATGACTCCTCCCATGATGGTTCTTTACCACATCCAGGGCGCAGACTCCGCCAGACTCGCCAAACGGGTTTCCAAGATCCATGCCCAGGATTCTGCGGCGTTCAAGGCATTGGCGGCTAAGTATAGCGAAAACAAGGAAACCGCTGCCAATGGCGGTTTTGTGGGCAAGGTCAAAAAGGGGTACGCCCTCCCGTACGGTATAGGGATGGTCGATGGCTTGTTTGAGGCTTTTGAAGGGAAGCCTGCCGGTAGCATTTCCCCGGTGATGCGCACTTCTGTGGGGAGTTTCCATGTGTTCTACCTTGATTCCCTGGTCGCTCCCGAACAAAAGGCGCTGGCCCGTGTTAAAAAGGATGTGGAGGAGGCTATAGAACGCCAGAATACCGAGTTGGATTCCGATTATGTGCTGGTGACCGTCAATGGCCAACCGGCTATTCGGGAGCGCGATGTGATGGACGTTTACGCTTCGAATAACATGATTTTGCCCAGCAACATGTACCGCAAGCGCATTATGAATATGCTTGCCGAGGGCGTTGCCTTTGCGACGGAGGCTCGTAAACTCAAGCTCGACAAGTCGTGGGAATACCGCGCTATGGTCCGCGAATCCGAACGTAGTTACGTGATTGACCAGTACGAGCGCCTGGTGGCCGAAAGAGACTCTGTGCCCGAGGATACCTTGAAAGCCGTATACGAAAAGTACGGTAATCCATTGGCGCATCGTCGCTTGTCCTACGAAGCCTCGCGTAGCGACTTGATTGATTTTGTGAAGTTCCCCAAGAACCTGATTTTGCGCTTCTACTATTACAGCTACGACCGTTATGGAAACAAGCCGGTTGAGGAATCGCTGTCGAACATTATTGCCGAGAACATCCAGCAGTACCGCAACTTCCGCAAGGAACGTCGTATTGCCGATGCTTGGAGCGCCGTAAAGTATACTCCTTACCGCAAAAATTTGGAGTTTAAGTTCGATGCCAATTCGCCCGAGAATCTCATCAAGGCATCTGACTCCCTGTACAAGGCGAAGAGGTTGGAACTGGCTATCGATAAACTGAAGCGCCTCCGTCTCATTTACCCCGACAACGACAGCCTATTTGCCTGGGCCACGTTCCAAATTGCCCAGATGGAATCGGAGTCCGACGAGGACTACGATCTGTCGCAGGCCGAGTATCATGCCTTCTACGGCATGAATCCCGATCACCCGGATGCCGAGAAGGCGATGTTCAGCCGCGGGTTCATTTTGAACGAGCACCTGCACCGTGACGCCGAGGCTCTTGAGGTGTTGGAGTCCTTCCAAAAGAAGTACCCCAATAGCGAACTCAAAGAGTCGGTGGACTGGTTGGTCGACAACATCAAGTCCGGCGGAAAACTCGCCGATGATTTGATGAAGAAAATCGAGGCAGAAGAGTAA
- a CDS encoding succinate dehydrogenase/fumarate reductase iron-sulfur subunit, with protein sequence MSGLNLTLKIWRQKDAKTKGQFETVKINDVSPDMSFLEMLDIVNEEQMKQGKEGFAFDHDCREGICGMCSLVINGMPHGPDHATTTCQLHMRKFKDGDTIVIEPWRAAAFPVIRDCAVDRTAFDRIIQAGGFVSVNTGAAPEASTIPVPKADADRAFDAAACIGCGACVAACKNASAMLFVSAKVSHLSFLPQGKVEAKKRVLAMVAQMDKEGFGNCTNLYECQAACPKGITVDYIAKMNREYLGATVTYAEKVYGKD encoded by the coding sequence ATGAGCGGACTGAATTTGACTTTGAAGATTTGGCGTCAGAAGGATGCCAAGACCAAGGGACAGTTCGAAACTGTCAAGATCAACGATGTTTCTCCGGACATGTCCTTCCTGGAAATGCTCGACATCGTGAACGAAGAACAGATGAAGCAGGGCAAGGAAGGCTTCGCCTTCGACCACGACTGCCGCGAAGGTATCTGTGGCATGTGCTCTCTCGTCATCAACGGTATGCCGCACGGTCCTGACCATGCGACCACCACTTGCCAGCTTCATATGCGCAAGTTCAAGGATGGCGACACCATCGTGATCGAACCGTGGCGCGCCGCCGCATTCCCGGTTATCCGTGACTGCGCCGTTGACCGTACCGCTTTCGACCGCATCATCCAGGCTGGCGGCTTCGTTTCCGTCAACACCGGTGCCGCTCCTGAAGCTTCCACGATTCCGGTTCCCAAGGCCGATGCCGACCGCGCCTTCGACGCTGCCGCCTGTATCGGTTGCGGTGCCTGCGTGGCCGCCTGTAAGAACGCATCCGCAATGCTCTTCGTATCTGCGAAGGTCTCTCACCTCAGCTTCTTGCCCCAGGGCAAGGTCGAGGCGAAGAAGCGTGTGCTCGCCATGGTCGCCCAGATGGACAAGGAAGGCTTCGGCAACTGCACGAACCTTTACGAATGCCAGGCCGCATGCCCGAAGGGTATCACCGTGGATTACATCGCCAAGATGAACCGCGAATACCTCGGCGCCACCGTGACCTACGCCGAAAAGGTGTACGGCAAAGACTAG
- a CDS encoding succinate dehydrogenase cytochrome b subunit has translation MQWIIKYLTSSIGKKQIMGCTGAALALFIFGHMCGNFQLLNFDQASAQASYNAYTEFLTGFNPLHFPIKMIYLVELGLVACFALHIFLAVTLKIENKKARGGIEYEVNARKGKKTFATFTMIWSGLFILGFLVQHLMMLKFGEHYLYMNAEGEIVRDMWLTTIQMFANPAWAAFYVVSMFVIGMHLFHAISSAFQTMGIAHQKWTPIIDIAGIAYSVIVALGFGITAVAAFYLANQPGTQALIEKSHELQPQYEQQLKAKAEKVSFVVPSVGTVEVSFNA, from the coding sequence ATGCAATGGATCATCAAGTATCTTACCTCCTCCATCGGTAAGAAGCAGATCATGGGATGCACGGGTGCGGCACTCGCCCTGTTCATCTTCGGCCACATGTGTGGTAATTTCCAGCTTCTGAACTTCGACCAGGCTTCGGCCCAGGCGTCTTACAACGCCTACACCGAGTTCCTGACCGGGTTCAACCCGCTCCACTTCCCGATTAAGATGATCTATCTCGTCGAACTCGGCCTGGTGGCTTGCTTCGCTCTCCACATCTTCCTCGCCGTTACGCTGAAGATCGAGAACAAGAAGGCTCGCGGTGGAATCGAGTACGAAGTCAACGCTCGCAAGGGCAAGAAGACTTTCGCGACCTTCACCATGATCTGGTCCGGTCTCTTCATTCTCGGCTTCCTCGTGCAGCACCTCATGATGCTCAAGTTCGGCGAACACTACCTCTACATGAATGCCGAAGGCGAAATCGTCCGCGACATGTGGCTCACCACCATCCAGATGTTTGCTAACCCGGCTTGGGCTGCATTCTACGTGGTCAGCATGTTCGTGATCGGTATGCACCTTTTCCACGCCATTTCTTCTGCGTTCCAGACCATGGGCATTGCCCACCAGAAGTGGACCCCGATTATCGACATCGCCGGTATCGCTTACAGCGTTATCGTTGCCCTCGGTTTCGGTATCACCGCCGTTGCTGCCTTCTACCTCGCTAACCAGCCGGGTACCCAGGCCCTCATCGAAAAGTCTCACGAACTCCAGCCGCAGTACGAACAGCAGCTGAAGGCCAAGGCCGAGAAGGTTTCCTTCGTCGTTCCTTCTGTCGGCACCGTCGAAGTTTCTTTTAACGCTTAA
- the ndk gene encoding nucleoside-diphosphate kinase, translating into MEMTFAMIKPNAVKSGLIGRIIDRYIAAGLSVCAVKMHQMTSADARGFYAEHVEKPFFPELEAYMTKGPSVMLALGGENAIAKVRAINGATNPAKAEPGTLRYDFAPSMTENVVHSSDSPESAKRELDFWFKEDERYAYEMPSLKACCVL; encoded by the coding sequence ATGGAAATGACATTTGCAATGATCAAGCCCAATGCGGTCAAGTCTGGCCTCATCGGACGCATTATCGACCGTTACATCGCTGCAGGCCTCTCCGTCTGCGCCGTGAAGATGCACCAGATGACTTCTGCCGATGCTCGCGGTTTCTACGCTGAACACGTGGAAAAGCCGTTCTTCCCGGAACTCGAAGCCTACATGACCAAGGGCCCGTCCGTGATGCTCGCCCTCGGCGGCGAAAATGCCATTGCCAAGGTCCGCGCCATCAACGGTGCAACCAATCCGGCTAAGGCGGAACCCGGTACCCTCCGCTACGATTTTGCCCCTTCCATGACCGAAAACGTCGTGCACAGCTCCGACAGTCCCGAATCCGCCAAGCGCGAACTGGACTTCTGGTTCAAGGAAGACGAACGCTACGCTTACGAAATGCCGAGCCTCAAGGCCTGCTGCGTCCTCTAA